From the Cryptomeria japonica chromosome 2, Sugi_1.0, whole genome shotgun sequence genome, one window contains:
- the LOC131075393 gene encoding protein DETOXIFICATION 16, which translates to MEREDSIHSHGHESDVLEPLLSNGETVVFEDEQDEVKCSGGLVWEEVKKQCWIAGPMVAVNLLQFSLQVISVMVVGHLGELALSSASIATSFAGVSGFSLLMGMGSALETLCGQAYGAKQYHQLGIHVQRATFALYFVSIPIAVVWAYMGNILIAFGQDPLISFEAGKFARWLIPSLFAYAALQPLVKFLQSQSIVFPMVLCSAITLCFHVPICWALVYKTGLGSKGAALASSISNWVNVAFLLLYIKISPACKRTWTSFTREALHDIKDFLKLAIPSSLMICLEYWSFEMLILLSGLLPNPKLETSVLSICLNTASLAYMIPFGFGAAVSTRVSNELGAGRSHAARLAVYVVFFMAITEAAMIGCLLFSIRNVWGYAYSNEKEVIDYVATMIPLLAASSVLDAIQGTLSGVARGCGWQKLGAYVNLGAYYMVGIPVAVLLAFVLHVGGKGLWLGIFCGIFVQTVLLFLVTSCTNWEQQAINARDRVYKSSLPIVTDDMIKDDKNYRP; encoded by the exons ATGGAGAGAGAAGATTCAATTCATAGCCATGGACATGAGAGTGATGTGCTGGAGCCACTTCTCTCCAATGGTGAAACAGTTGTATTTGAAGATGAGCAGGATGAGGTGAAGTGCAGTGGAGGTCTAGTATGGGAGGAAGTGAAGAAACAATGCTGGATAGCAGGGCCTATGGTGGCAGTGAATTTGTTACAATTTAGCTTGCAGGTGATATCTGTTATGGTGGTAGGGCATTTAGGGGAGCTTGCTCTCTCTAGTGCATCTATTGCTACTTCCTTTGCAGGTGTCTCCGGCTTCAGTTTGCTG ATGGGAATGGGAAGTGCATTGGAAACACTATGTGGACAGGCCTATGGGGCAAAGCAATACCATCAGCTTGGGATTCATGTGCAGAGAGCAACTTTTGCTCTTTATTTTGTGAGCATACCGATTGCTGTGGTGTGGGCATACATGGGCAATATTCTAATTGCATTTGGGCAGGACCCTTTAATATCTTTTGAAGCAGGGAAATTTGCCAGATGGCTGATTCCCAGCCTATTTGCTTATGCAGCTCTTCAACCCCTTGTAAAATTCCTCCAGTCACAAAGCATTGTCTTTCCCATGGTGCTATGCTCTGCAATTACTTTGTGTTTCCATGTTCCCATCTGCTGGGCTCTGGTATATAAAACTGGATTAGGTAGCAAAGGGGCTGCCTTGGCAAGCAGCATTTCTAACTGGGTCAATGTAGCATTTCTTTTACTATACATTAAAATTTCACCTGCATGCAAGAGGACATGGACATCCTTTACAAGGGAGGCTTTGCATGATATTAAAGATTTTCTCAAGCTTGCCATTCCATCTTCACTGATGATCTG CTTGGAGTATTGGTCCTTTGAAATGCTTATTCTCTTGTCAGGTCTGTTGCCGAATCCAAAACTTGAGACATCAGTTCTTTCAATCTG CCTTAACACTGCTTCTCTAGCATATATGATTCCCTTTGGTTTTGGTGCTGCTGTAAG TACACGAGTTTCAAATGAACTAGGAGCTGGACGCTCACATGCTGCCCGCTTAGCAGTGTATGTAGTGTTCTTTATGGCAATCACAGAGGCAGCCATGATAGGATGCCTTTTATTCTCTATACGAAATGTTTGGGGTTATGCTTACAGCAACGAAAAGGAAGTTATTGATTATGTTGCAACCATGATCCCACTGCTAGCAGCCTCATCAGTTTTGGATGCAATCCAAGGCACTCTTTCAG GCGTTGCTAGAGGATGTGGTTGGCAAAAACTGGGTGCTTATGTTAATCTTGGGGCATACTACATGGTTGGCATTCCTGTAGCTGTCCTTTTGGCCTTTGTACTACATGTTGGTGGCAAG GGACTCTGGCTCGGAATTTTCTGTGGCATTTTTGTACAAACAGTTCTACTATTCCTGGTAACTTCATGTACAAACTGGGAACAACAA GCAATAAATGCAAGAGACAGAGTATATAAATCATCATTACCCATAGTTACTGATGATATGATAAAG GATGACAAGAATTATCGACCTTGA